Proteins encoded by one window of Actinocorallia herbida:
- a CDS encoding ThuA domain-containing protein, whose protein sequence is MRRPSSHLKTALMASVGTAAVLASTIVGTSLMASAGGQPTKKPQTGAQNLGNPDYGVCRGTDPDCYHDWGNFDPAEGYKVLLFTRTAGPRHANLGPALGPGLNPPLTDANIVQKGIAALGEKNGFKVDHTEDITQFSTPAKLFQYNAVIFFSTSRDTLDDAAQTSLRQYIRGGGGFVGIHNAFGTEYNWPYYEGLLGNANFYDHGPAQPGTVRTLSRRDASTKGLPATWTTTDEWYNLVPFPTNVRFLATVEESSLRPSTGGGHPGHGDFHPVAWCQYYDGGRSWVTTLGHDAKMFTDNATFQGAEELQKLIAGGIRSAAGMDPFCR, encoded by the coding sequence ATGAGGAGACCTTCCTCGCATCTGAAGACCGCGCTGATGGCGAGCGTCGGCACCGCCGCCGTGCTGGCCTCGACGATCGTCGGCACGAGCCTCATGGCGTCGGCCGGCGGGCAGCCGACGAAGAAGCCGCAGACGGGAGCGCAGAACCTGGGGAACCCCGACTACGGGGTGTGCCGCGGCACGGACCCGGACTGCTACCACGACTGGGGCAACTTCGACCCGGCCGAGGGCTACAAGGTCCTGCTCTTCACCCGGACGGCCGGCCCCCGGCACGCCAACCTCGGACCCGCGCTCGGCCCGGGACTGAACCCCCCGCTGACGGACGCCAACATCGTCCAGAAGGGCATCGCGGCCCTCGGCGAGAAGAACGGCTTCAAGGTCGATCACACCGAGGACATCACCCAGTTCTCCACCCCCGCGAAACTGTTCCAGTACAACGCGGTCATCTTCTTCAGCACCTCGCGCGACACCCTGGACGACGCCGCTCAGACCTCGCTGCGCCAGTACATCCGCGGCGGTGGCGGATTCGTCGGCATCCACAACGCCTTCGGCACCGAGTACAACTGGCCCTACTACGAGGGCCTGCTGGGCAACGCCAACTTCTACGACCACGGCCCCGCCCAGCCCGGCACCGTGCGCACCCTCAGCCGCAGGGACGCCTCGACCAAGGGCCTTCCGGCCACCTGGACGACCACCGACGAGTGGTACAACCTGGTGCCGTTCCCCACGAACGTCCGCTTCCTGGCGACCGTGGAGGAGTCCTCCCTCAGGCCCTCCACCGGCGGCGGGCACCCCGGCCACGGCGACTTCCACCCCGTCGCCTGGTGCCAGTACTACGACGGCGGCCGCTCCTGGGTCACCACCCTCGGCCACGACGCGAAGATGTTCACCGACAACGCCACCTTCCAGGGCGCCGAGGAACTCCAGAAGCTCATCGCCGGCGGCATCAGGTCGGCCGCGGGCATGGACCCCTTCTGCCGCTAG
- a CDS encoding PQQ-binding-like beta-propeller repeat protein, with translation MTRPLGRRAFLTGAATAGGALALTTPAAPAQAEGGPSVPKQPPGLGRTGRDYPTVGGDLGNQNHSGLRQITRQNAKRLGGAWHVNLEGGDASAAQQSTIVTKDGVLYVQTTQQNVFAVDGRTGAVKWKTNVGSRRTNMRGVAVADGKVFTASGANIVYALDQETGAVVWQKQLLLDVEESGDPDGCDPANGQCGGSIGTLAGAIVHWDGMIYVGMQGSTIGARGRAYALHADTGEIAWIFWGAPGPGEFGNDTWEGESWKTGGAVTWMHPAVDPELGLVYWTFGNPYPRTNGSTRGGTNLFANCLLAIDAKTGERRWHFQSVHHDIWDYDNVMAPVLVDLRIKGRTRKVVVYGSKVGMFYVLDRRTGEPVHGMKEKPVPQDARQKTWPTQPFPGGRPFVHQQPDFHDTTRPVPYYPTGGIFTPFWDEATILYPGAGGGADWSHLSFSPHTGHLYVGYGLINSSYSNTNGGRVNTARPYGEYFSGGIVAVDPHTNEPVWRKEGDWSLAHGNGILTTAGRVMFQGGPDGVLTAMDDRNGEVLWSWQTGAGVHTSPVSYEIDGVQYIAVLAGGNGLPYPDIPKGDHLWAFRLGGTVAPAAAPVPPSKRNQIRVAAVTGTTTITLGRLWDNAAQAPGAVENTVSQNAMAPQHLEIPKGTTVTFVNPADNANSHGAASFFDHEFATGRLAPGQTYTHTFDKAGEYFYNDPVFPQSTGKIVVR, from the coding sequence ATGACGAGACCCCTGGGCAGACGCGCCTTCCTCACCGGCGCCGCGACCGCCGGCGGCGCGCTGGCGCTCACCACCCCCGCCGCGCCCGCACAGGCCGAAGGCGGCCCCTCCGTGCCGAAGCAGCCGCCCGGACTCGGCCGGACCGGGCGGGACTACCCGACCGTCGGCGGCGACCTGGGCAACCAGAACCACTCGGGGCTCCGCCAGATCACCCGGCAGAACGCGAAGCGCCTCGGCGGCGCCTGGCACGTCAACCTGGAGGGCGGGGACGCCTCCGCGGCGCAGCAGAGCACCATCGTCACCAAGGACGGCGTGCTCTACGTGCAGACCACCCAGCAGAACGTCTTCGCGGTCGACGGGAGGACCGGCGCGGTCAAGTGGAAGACCAATGTCGGCAGCCGCCGCACGAACATGCGCGGCGTCGCGGTCGCCGACGGCAAGGTGTTCACCGCCTCCGGCGCGAACATCGTCTACGCCCTCGACCAGGAGACCGGCGCCGTCGTCTGGCAGAAGCAGCTGCTGCTCGACGTCGAGGAGAGCGGCGACCCCGACGGCTGCGACCCCGCCAACGGACAGTGCGGCGGCAGCATCGGCACGCTGGCCGGCGCCATCGTGCACTGGGACGGGATGATCTACGTCGGCATGCAGGGCAGCACCATCGGCGCCCGCGGCCGCGCCTACGCCCTGCACGCCGACACCGGCGAGATCGCGTGGATCTTCTGGGGCGCCCCCGGCCCCGGCGAGTTCGGCAACGACACCTGGGAGGGCGAGTCCTGGAAGACCGGCGGCGCCGTCACCTGGATGCACCCGGCCGTCGACCCAGAGCTCGGGCTCGTCTACTGGACGTTCGGCAACCCCTACCCGCGGACCAACGGCTCCACCAGGGGCGGGACGAACCTCTTCGCCAACTGCCTGCTGGCGATCGACGCCAAGACCGGCGAGCGGCGCTGGCACTTCCAGTCGGTGCACCACGACATCTGGGACTACGACAACGTCATGGCCCCCGTGCTGGTCGACCTGCGCATCAAGGGCCGGACGCGCAAGGTCGTCGTCTACGGCAGCAAGGTCGGCATGTTCTACGTCCTGGACCGCCGGACGGGCGAGCCGGTCCACGGGATGAAGGAGAAGCCCGTCCCGCAGGACGCGCGGCAGAAGACCTGGCCGACCCAGCCCTTCCCCGGCGGCAGGCCGTTCGTCCACCAGCAGCCGGACTTCCACGACACCACCCGGCCCGTGCCGTACTACCCCACCGGCGGGATCTTCACCCCGTTCTGGGACGAGGCCACCATCCTGTACCCGGGCGCAGGGGGAGGCGCCGACTGGTCGCACCTCTCCTTCAGCCCCCACACCGGGCACCTGTACGTCGGATACGGGCTCATCAACTCCTCGTACTCCAACACCAACGGCGGCCGGGTGAACACCGCCCGCCCCTACGGCGAGTACTTCTCCGGCGGCATCGTCGCCGTCGACCCGCACACCAACGAGCCCGTCTGGCGCAAGGAGGGCGACTGGTCGCTCGCCCACGGCAACGGCATCCTCACCACCGCCGGACGCGTCATGTTCCAGGGCGGCCCGGACGGCGTCCTCACCGCGATGGACGACCGGAACGGTGAGGTCCTGTGGAGCTGGCAGACCGGCGCGGGCGTGCACACCAGCCCCGTCTCCTACGAGATCGACGGAGTCCAGTACATCGCCGTCCTCGCCGGAGGAAACGGCCTGCCCTACCCCGACATCCCCAAGGGCGACCACCTGTGGGCGTTCAGGCTCGGCGGCACCGTCGCGCCCGCCGCCGCGCCCGTGCCGCCCTCCAAGCGCAACCAGATCCGCGTCGCCGCCGTCACCGGGACCACCACGATCACCCTCGGCCGGCTGTGGGACAACGCGGCCCAGGCGCCCGGCGCCGTCGAGAACACCGTCTCGCAGAACGCCATGGCCCCCCAGCACCTGGAGATCCCCAAGGGCACGACGGTCACGTTCGTGAACCCGGCCGACAACGCCAACAGCCACGGCGCCGCGTCGTTCTTCGACCACGAGTTCGCCACGGGCAGGCTCGCCCCTGGCCAGACGTACACGCACACCTTCGACAAGGCGGGCGAGTACTTCTACAACGACCCGGTCTTCCCGCAGAGCACGGGCAAGATCGTCGTCCGGTAA
- the pqqA gene encoding pyrroloquinoline quinone precursor peptide PqqA, which yields MESTHGHSSRDRERGQKSVCWRSPGYEVIETSMEVTMYFGGKL from the coding sequence ATGGAATCCACGCACGGACACAGCTCGCGCGACCGCGAGCGCGGACAGAAGAGCGTCTGCTGGCGCAGCCCCGGCTACGAGGTGATCGAGACCTCGATGGAGGTCACCATGTACTTCGGCGGGAAGCTCTGA